In Geobacter anodireducens, a genomic segment contains:
- a CDS encoding peptidase M16 yields the protein MTITQRFALFLAFLVLVPLAALGAEVPTAAKADPRTMTFPKLAFEVPRTERAVLNNGMVVHMLPDRELPVVSLTAYVNVGSIYEPADKAGLAGLTGAVMRSGGTKDMAPEALDAELEFMASSVEAGIGGDAGNVSLASLSRNLPRTLELFARVMMNPAFREDRVALAKNRTIEAIRRQNDDSKGIADRELQKALYPGHPLGRFPTVATVQAITRDDLAAFHARYFRPGNVVIAAAGDFDPTELVKLLEKAFAGWKEENVDFPPVAEPSREMKPAVLLVRKEVNQSAIRMGHLGIDKNNPDLYAIRVMDYILGGGFTSRLTTEIRSNQGLAYNVSASFDVGRRFVGTFEAETETKSESTAKAIALMRDIIEGMRKEPVTDQELALAKNAIINSFIFGFTRPDFIANQRARLEFYGYPDGYLENYRANIARITKEDVLRAARTYLHPDRLTILVVGDDKTFDKPLSTFGTVQEIKLENGK from the coding sequence ACCCCTTGCCGCCCTGGGCGCCGAGGTTCCCACGGCAGCCAAGGCCGACCCCCGCACCATGACCTTTCCGAAGCTGGCCTTCGAGGTGCCCCGGACCGAGCGGGCGGTGCTGAACAACGGCATGGTCGTCCACATGCTCCCGGACCGGGAATTGCCCGTGGTGAGCCTCACGGCCTACGTGAACGTGGGGAGCATCTATGAGCCGGCCGACAAGGCGGGCCTTGCCGGGCTCACCGGCGCGGTTATGCGGAGCGGCGGCACAAAGGATATGGCACCCGAGGCCCTGGACGCGGAGCTTGAGTTCATGGCCTCCTCGGTTGAGGCTGGCATCGGCGGCGATGCGGGGAATGTCTCCCTGGCGTCCCTGTCCCGCAACCTGCCCCGGACCCTGGAGCTGTTCGCCCGGGTGATGATGAACCCGGCCTTCCGGGAAGACCGGGTCGCCCTGGCAAAGAACCGTACCATCGAGGCCATCCGCCGCCAGAACGACGACTCCAAGGGGATCGCCGACCGCGAGCTCCAGAAGGCCCTCTATCCCGGCCACCCCCTGGGGCGCTTCCCCACGGTGGCCACGGTCCAGGCCATCACCCGCGACGATCTGGCGGCGTTTCACGCCCGCTACTTCCGTCCCGGCAACGTTGTCATCGCCGCTGCCGGCGACTTTGACCCCACGGAACTGGTGAAGCTCCTGGAAAAAGCCTTTGCCGGCTGGAAAGAGGAGAATGTCGACTTCCCGCCCGTGGCCGAACCGTCCCGGGAGATGAAGCCCGCCGTGCTCCTGGTGCGCAAGGAGGTGAACCAGTCGGCCATCCGCATGGGGCACCTGGGGATCGACAAGAACAATCCGGACCTCTACGCCATCAGGGTCATGGACTACATCCTGGGGGGCGGCTTCACCTCGCGGCTCACCACCGAGATCCGCTCCAACCAGGGGCTGGCCTACAACGTGAGCGCCTCCTTCGACGTGGGGCGCCGCTTCGTGGGCACCTTCGAAGCCGAAACGGAAACCAAGAGCGAATCCACGGCCAAGGCCATCGCTCTCATGCGTGACATTATCGAAGGCATGCGGAAAGAGCCGGTGACCGATCAGGAGTTGGCCCTGGCCAAGAATGCGATCATCAATTCGTTCATCTTCGGGTTCACCCGCCCCGATTTCATAGCCAACCAGCGGGCCCGACTCGAATTCTACGGCTATCCCGACGGCTATCTGGAAAACTACCGGGCCAATATCGCCCGGATCACCAAGGAAGATGTCCTCCGCGCGGCGCGGACCTACCTGCACCCCGACCGGCTGACCATTCTCGTGGTTGGTGACGACAAGACATTCGACAAACCCCTCTCCACTTTCGGCACGGTTCAGGAGATCAAGCTGGAGAACGGGAAATAA